A genomic region of Psychrobacter sp. M13 contains the following coding sequences:
- a CDS encoding DUF938 domain-containing protein produces MLDQQKMSHKQSRAFQADKLSPPRDFTIPEALASTKKINQPLVLEIGAGKGKHALLFASQNPNKQLIAIERTRNKFEAFSKLATEHNLTNLTPVHADAIAWIVHAIKPKSIACIYILYPNPEQHNPNQQWLNMPFFEFLLSRLSEGGEVILATNIESYMGNAQQQAKSIWCLPTLCEKVPADSQRTHFEVKYLARNETCWQLTMTKPKGYRTRFDNWVTAHKK; encoded by the coding sequence ATGCTCGATCAGCAAAAAATGTCGCATAAACAGTCAAGAGCCTTTCAGGCAGATAAGTTATCACCACCGCGCGATTTCACTATCCCTGAAGCTTTAGCGAGTACCAAAAAAATTAATCAACCTTTAGTTTTAGAGATTGGTGCAGGGAAGGGCAAACATGCTTTGCTATTTGCCAGTCAAAACCCAAACAAGCAGCTAATAGCTATTGAGCGTACTCGTAACAAGTTTGAGGCGTTTTCTAAGCTTGCCACAGAGCATAATCTGACTAACCTAACCCCAGTCCATGCCGATGCTATCGCTTGGATCGTTCATGCTATAAAGCCTAAGAGCATTGCCTGTATTTATATTCTATATCCTAATCCTGAACAGCATAACCCCAATCAGCAGTGGTTAAACATGCCCTTTTTTGAATTTTTATTATCGCGCTTGAGCGAGGGCGGGGAGGTGATATTAGCAACTAATATCGAAAGCTATATGGGTAATGCTCAGCAGCAAGCTAAGTCTATATGGTGTCTACCCACACTATGTGAAAAAGTCCCTGCTGATAGTCAACGTACTCACTTTGAAGTCAAGTACTTAGCACGTAACGAAACCTGCTGGCAGCTAACGATGACTAAGCCTAAAGGCTATAGGACTAGATTTGATAATTGGGTAACAGCACATAAGAAATAG
- a CDS encoding NAD-glutamate dehydrogenase — MLNSLNITTERIEQISDIATSYVQKDKSLLDHFVRTYYQQLHRDTADATSDADLAGMVLHHFTLLKAYNGKQPQLAIINPSAEEQHFHSSHTIIQMVAYDRPFLVDTLLMGLEEHGVDVHRTYNTIVNVQRDDDGTITHVENAEESATNHLSLIHCEIAYQNNDKLAELQKILFDKVDTLDIVVGDWKQMRERLVDIKQEIAKKPLPESFYPHQEIQDFLEWILNDHFIFLGYREYRTEGGRYIEVNESSKNDAKDSSADLDLFTVAKSGLGLLRSDKQDAISESFSKLPKELKRLLTEPRVLMLSKSSRVSPIHRPVYMDFLGIHKFDDNGKLVGEYRFIGLLTSQAYQLSVQHIPLLREKANQIMAMAKLPRDGHAHYKMMHVINSLPRDDLFQGNVEELFPIVSGITQLQDKKSLRLFSRIDHYQRFVSCLVYIPRDKFNTELRIKVQHMLKEAYGGASSGFTTEFDESEHARVHVHVRTTPGQVNDVNTSELEAELSALMQSWSDHYEEMLLDNVGEQQANALNQRFLGYIPAAYQERFDGRTAVEDIKRLSRLSDSQPMIWHLYQSTGDAGNQLHLKLYGRQQPIILSKILPVLENFGVAVFSAQTYEFDLPEQTIWMQEYELTLEHVDKVDMQVVRGQFEDSLKQIWAGRVESDAFNELVLITKLDTFDVVVLRALSRYMLQARAPFSSTYITQAVVKNSAISISLVELFHARMNPQHDEVTRLAKTVELQEHITTALVKVDSLDEDRILRWYLDLINAMVRTNFYQRDENNERKDRLSFKFLAAKIPNLPKPKPMFEIFVYSPRVEAVHMRGGKAARGGLRWSDRMEDFRTEVLGLVKAQMVKNAVIVPVGSKGGFIVKTKSMADGRDVFQAEGIACYQTFLRGMLDVTDNIVDGNIVPPANTVRHDEDDPYLVVAADKGTASFSDIANAISTEYNFWLDDAFASGGSVGYDHKAMGITARGGWESVKRHFRMRGMDIQGRDDFTVVGIGDMSGDVFGNGMLQSRHTKLVAAFNHMHIFIDPNPDPEASYIERERLFNIPRSSWSDYEQSLISQGGGVFSRTDKTVAISSEMKALFDISADSLAPNDFISALLRAPVDLLWNGGIGTYVKSSNETHADVGDRANDAVRVDGHELRTAIIGEGGNLGFTQQGRIEYAQTGGRIYTDAIDNSGGVNCSDHEVNIKILLGKVVEQGDMTLKQRNELLESMTDTVAQLVLRQNYLQPQAIELSHIRAAANLSDHQRFIQQLESEQRLDRAIEYLPSDDEIARRQKADTGLTNPELAVVMAYGKMWVYDNLLLSDLPDAPYFINELRKYFPEELASRFFDEMTEHRLHREIISTYLTNSVVNRLGIEALFRLYEETDQSLATIIRAYAITREVFQVSKVWNLLESLDNKVDAKVLLKLELSLRDSLERGVVWFINAFGQDLQVADMIERFSGSVEQLTKGGGFIEQQFADYLQEDTAALNTDGLSDSDAMFFAILPYRVDALDAALLAEQYERSVDDIASLYFEAYQVLQLDWMMENIATLPQQDYWDRRARHALVNELSRSLRLLMDAILSQPDAKQAFSDWKSRHSAHLQSVTGEMKKLDSNNDSIISLSTLSVLMSELSGIASK, encoded by the coding sequence ATGCTTAACTCTCTCAATATTACAACAGAACGCATCGAACAAATAAGCGACATTGCCACCAGTTATGTGCAAAAGGATAAATCGCTACTCGATCACTTTGTGCGCACCTATTACCAACAGCTGCATCGTGATACCGCTGATGCTACGAGTGATGCCGATCTTGCGGGTATGGTTCTGCATCATTTCACTTTGCTCAAAGCCTATAACGGCAAGCAGCCACAGCTCGCAATTATCAATCCATCGGCTGAAGAGCAACACTTTCACAGCTCGCATACTATTATTCAGATGGTCGCTTATGATCGACCATTTTTGGTAGATACCTTACTTATGGGTCTTGAAGAGCATGGGGTCGACGTCCATCGAACTTACAACACCATTGTCAATGTGCAACGTGATGATGACGGTACTATCACGCACGTTGAAAATGCTGAGGAAAGTGCTACTAATCATTTATCATTGATTCATTGTGAGATCGCTTACCAAAATAATGACAAGCTCGCTGAACTACAGAAGATATTGTTCGACAAAGTAGACACCCTTGATATCGTGGTTGGCGACTGGAAACAGATGCGCGAACGTCTAGTGGATATAAAGCAAGAGATTGCAAAAAAACCACTACCTGAATCCTTTTATCCGCATCAAGAAATTCAAGATTTTTTGGAGTGGATATTGAACGATCATTTTATTTTCTTGGGATACCGCGAGTATCGCACAGAAGGGGGTCGTTATATTGAGGTTAATGAATCGTCAAAAAATGATGCCAAAGATAGCAGTGCTGATTTAGATTTATTCACTGTTGCTAAAAGTGGTCTTGGATTATTGCGCAGTGATAAACAAGACGCTATATCAGAAAGCTTCAGCAAACTCCCTAAAGAGTTGAAGCGACTATTGACTGAGCCTAGAGTGCTAATGCTGTCTAAGTCAAGCCGTGTATCGCCGATACATCGCCCCGTCTATATGGACTTTTTGGGTATTCATAAGTTCGACGATAATGGCAAATTAGTAGGTGAGTACCGTTTTATTGGACTATTGACCTCGCAAGCCTACCAGTTGAGCGTACAGCACATCCCATTATTACGTGAGAAAGCCAATCAGATCATGGCTATGGCGAAGCTACCTCGTGATGGACATGCACACTACAAGATGATGCATGTCATCAACTCATTACCACGCGATGATTTATTCCAAGGCAATGTAGAAGAGCTATTTCCTATTGTTTCAGGCATAACTCAACTACAAGATAAAAAAAGCTTACGCTTATTTAGCCGTATCGATCACTATCAGCGCTTTGTGTCTTGCTTGGTCTATATTCCACGTGACAAGTTCAACACCGAGCTGCGTATCAAAGTACAGCACATGCTCAAAGAAGCTTATGGTGGGGCTTCGTCTGGCTTTACCACTGAGTTTGATGAGTCTGAACATGCCCGCGTTCATGTGCATGTTCGTACCACGCCAGGTCAAGTCAATGACGTCAATACTAGTGAGCTTGAGGCTGAGTTGTCAGCGCTGATGCAGTCATGGAGCGATCACTATGAAGAGATGCTGCTGGATAATGTCGGTGAACAGCAAGCAAACGCTCTTAATCAGCGGTTTCTAGGTTATATTCCTGCCGCCTATCAAGAGCGTTTTGATGGTCGTACTGCGGTAGAAGACATCAAGCGCTTATCTCGACTATCAGATAGTCAACCAATGATTTGGCACTTGTATCAGTCAACAGGAGATGCGGGTAATCAGTTACATCTCAAGCTATACGGTCGCCAGCAACCTATTATCTTATCCAAAATATTACCTGTACTTGAGAACTTTGGTGTGGCGGTATTCTCAGCTCAGACTTACGAGTTTGACTTACCCGAGCAGACTATTTGGATGCAGGAATATGAGCTCACCTTAGAGCATGTCGATAAAGTCGATATGCAAGTGGTTCGAGGTCAATTCGAAGATAGTCTCAAGCAGATTTGGGCAGGACGCGTGGAGAGCGATGCCTTTAACGAGCTGGTGTTAATCACTAAGCTAGATACTTTCGATGTGGTCGTGCTACGAGCATTGTCACGTTATATGTTACAAGCCCGTGCCCCTTTTTCTAGTACTTATATCACCCAAGCGGTCGTCAAAAACAGTGCTATTAGTATCTCATTAGTTGAGCTTTTTCATGCACGCATGAATCCTCAGCATGATGAAGTAACGCGCTTAGCAAAAACAGTAGAGCTGCAAGAACACATTACTACGGCATTGGTCAAGGTTGATAGCCTAGATGAAGATCGTATCCTACGTTGGTATCTAGATTTGATCAACGCTATGGTGCGTACTAACTTTTATCAGCGCGATGAGAACAATGAGCGTAAAGATAGACTTTCTTTTAAATTCTTAGCTGCAAAAATTCCAAACTTACCTAAGCCAAAGCCAATGTTTGAGATATTTGTGTACTCTCCTCGCGTTGAAGCGGTACATATGCGTGGCGGAAAAGCGGCACGTGGTGGCCTGCGCTGGTCAGATCGAATGGAGGACTTCCGTACTGAGGTGCTCGGTCTGGTGAAAGCACAAATGGTCAAAAACGCCGTCATTGTGCCAGTAGGCTCTAAAGGTGGCTTTATCGTTAAGACCAAAAGCATGGCGGATGGGCGTGATGTGTTTCAGGCAGAAGGGATCGCTTGTTATCAGACATTCTTACGCGGCATGCTCGATGTGACAGATAATATCGTTGATGGGAATATCGTCCCGCCAGCCAATACCGTCCGTCATGATGAAGATGATCCGTATTTAGTTGTCGCCGCTGATAAAGGCACAGCAAGCTTCTCTGATATCGCTAACGCTATCTCTACTGAATATAACTTTTGGCTCGATGATGCCTTTGCCTCTGGTGGCTCAGTAGGGTATGACCATAAAGCTATGGGTATTACTGCTCGTGGTGGCTGGGAGTCGGTCAAGCGTCATTTCCGTATGCGTGGAATGGATATTCAAGGGCGCGATGACTTCACCGTCGTCGGCATCGGTGATATGAGTGGTGATGTATTCGGCAACGGTATGCTGCAATCACGACATACCAAGCTGGTCGCTGCCTTTAACCACATGCATATATTCATTGATCCAAACCCGGACCCTGAAGCGTCATATATTGAGCGTGAGCGCCTGTTCAATATCCCACGCTCAAGCTGGAGTGATTATGAGCAATCTCTGATCAGTCAAGGCGGCGGTGTATTCTCCCGCACCGATAAGACCGTTGCTATCAGTAGTGAGATGAAAGCGCTGTTCGATATCAGTGCCGATAGCCTAGCGCCTAATGACTTTATTAGTGCACTATTGCGCGCGCCAGTCGATCTGTTGTGGAATGGTGGTATTGGTACTTATGTGAAGAGCAGTAATGAGACTCATGCTGATGTCGGTGACCGTGCTAATGATGCGGTGCGTGTCGACGGTCATGAGTTGCGTACTGCCATTATCGGTGAGGGCGGTAACTTAGGGTTTACTCAACAAGGGCGTATTGAATACGCACAGACAGGAGGACGTATTTATACTGATGCTATCGATAATTCAGGTGGCGTCAACTGCTCGGATCATGAAGTCAATATCAAGATTTTACTGGGTAAAGTGGTCGAGCAAGGCGACATGACTCTCAAGCAGCGTAATGAGTTGCTTGAGAGTATGACCGATACGGTTGCGCAGTTAGTATTGCGTCAAAACTATCTACAACCGCAAGCAATCGAGCTAAGTCATATCCGTGCTGCCGCAAACTTAAGTGATCATCAGCGCTTTATTCAACAGCTAGAATCTGAGCAGCGCTTAGATCGTGCCATTGAGTATTTGCCCTCGGATGATGAGATTGCTCGTCGCCAAAAAGCAGATACTGGCTTGACCAATCCTGAGCTAGCAGTGGTCATGGCTTATGGCAAAATGTGGGTCTATGATAACCTGCTATTATCTGACCTGCCTGATGCGCCATATTTCATTAACGAGCTACGTAAATACTTCCCAGAGGAGTTGGCGTCACGCTTCTTTGATGAGATGACAGAACATCGCTTGCATCGTGAGATTATTAGTACTTACTTGACCAATAGCGTAGTCAACCGCTTAGGTATCGAAGCGCTGTTCCGTCTTTATGAAGAAACTGATCAGTCGCTTGCGACTATCATCCGTGCTTATGCCATCACCCGTGAAGTGTTTCAAGTGTCCAAAGTATGGAATCTGCTTGAGTCTCTAGACAATAAAGTTGATGCTAAAGTGTTGCTAAAGCTAGAGCTGAGTCTACGTGACTCACTCGAGCGTGGTGTGGTTTGGTTCATTAATGCCTTTGGGCAAGATCTGCAAGTTGCCGATATGATTGAGCGCTTCTCTGGTAGTGTCGAGCAATTGACCAAAGGCGGCGGCTTTATCGAGCAGCAGTTTGCTGATTATCTACAAGAAGATACCGCAGCGTTGAATACCGATGGTCTGTCAGATAGTGATGCTATGTTCTTTGCTATTCTACCTTATCGTGTCGATGCCCTTGATGCCGCATTGCTTGCTGAACAGTATGAGCGCTCTGTCGATGATATTGCCTCGTTATACTTTGAGGCGTATCAGGTCTTGCAGTTAGATTGGATGATGGAGAATATCGCCACATTGCCGCAGCAAGACTATTGGGATCGCCGCGCTCGTCATGCCTTGGTCAATGAGCTATCGCGTAGCCTACGCTTATTGATGGATGCGATACTATCACAGCCAGATGCCAAACAGGCCTTTAGCGACTGGAAGTCTCGTCATAGCGCTCATCTACAGTCAGTCACAGGTGAGATGAAAAAACTAGACAGTAATAATGATAGCATCATCAGTCTGTCGACTTTATCAGTATTGATGAGTGAGCTGAGTGGCATTGCTAGCAAATAG
- a CDS encoding DNA gyrase inhibitor YacG has protein sequence MTTSSKTETLPKTYPCPRCGTKTPWQDNKSKPFCSERCKLMDLGAWASEEYTLPAESTPFSDEL, from the coding sequence ATGACAACATCATCAAAAACCGAAACGCTACCCAAAACTTACCCTTGCCCGCGTTGCGGCACTAAAACACCATGGCAAGATAATAAATCAAAGCCATTTTGTAGTGAGCGCTGTAAGCTTATGGATTTAGGGGCTTGGGCAAGTGAAGAGTATACTTTACCCGCAGAGTCGACGCCATTCTCCGATGAGCTATAG
- the purD gene encoding phosphoribosylamine--glycine ligase: MNILVLGAGGREHALAWQCAKDSKVQQVYVAPGNAGTALEPKCKNVVLKTTSETAGEHSAVIDFCQNNNIDMVIVGPEAPLVTGIVDACRDAGIKAWGPTAYCAQLEGSKTFAKEFMATNNIPTAAYEGFTDAALAKNYIDEQGAPIVIKADGLAAGKGVIVAETIEQAHAAIDDMLASNKFGEAGSRVVIEQFLSGEEASFICMIDGDNILPMATSQDHKRAFEGDMGPNTGGMGAYSPAPVVTDSVYEKTMAQVIQPVVDAMKSAGHPYTGFLYAGLMIDESGNPSVIEFNCRLGDPETQPILMRLQSSMVDLVAQGLAGNLPSQADWDDRVALGIVVASKGYPESSSKGDVISGLPALTTDINTAVKVFHAGTTFAKSNDSDSADDYTNNTNSEKEVVTDGGRVLCVTALANTISNAQQAALMVTGAISFEGAHYRRDIGHHAISREML, encoded by the coding sequence ATAAATATTTTGGTATTAGGTGCAGGTGGACGCGAACACGCTTTGGCATGGCAGTGTGCCAAAGATAGCAAGGTACAACAAGTCTATGTCGCGCCTGGTAATGCAGGCACTGCTCTTGAACCAAAATGCAAAAACGTAGTCCTAAAAACGACTAGTGAAACGGCTGGCGAGCATAGCGCTGTTATTGATTTTTGTCAAAATAATAATATTGATATGGTGATTGTTGGGCCAGAAGCGCCATTAGTCACTGGTATAGTCGATGCTTGTCGTGATGCAGGAATAAAAGCTTGGGGTCCAACAGCTTATTGCGCGCAATTGGAGGGTTCTAAGACTTTTGCTAAAGAGTTTATGGCGACCAATAATATCCCAACCGCCGCTTATGAAGGCTTTACGGATGCTGCGTTAGCTAAGAATTATATTGATGAGCAAGGCGCGCCTATTGTGATAAAAGCGGATGGCCTCGCTGCTGGCAAGGGTGTCATCGTCGCCGAAACGATAGAACAAGCACATGCTGCTATAGACGATATGCTGGCTAGCAACAAGTTCGGTGAGGCTGGTAGCCGAGTGGTCATTGAGCAGTTCTTATCGGGTGAAGAGGCCAGCTTTATCTGTATGATTGATGGCGATAATATTTTGCCAATGGCGACCAGCCAAGATCATAAACGTGCTTTTGAAGGTGATATGGGACCGAATACAGGCGGTATGGGAGCTTATTCTCCAGCGCCAGTCGTTACCGACAGTGTTTATGAAAAAACTATGGCGCAAGTGATTCAGCCTGTGGTTGATGCCATGAAATCAGCGGGTCATCCTTATACTGGATTTTTATATGCAGGCCTTATGATTGATGAGTCTGGTAACCCTTCGGTCATTGAATTCAATTGCCGTTTAGGTGATCCTGAGACCCAGCCTATTCTTATGCGGTTGCAGTCTTCAATGGTGGATTTAGTGGCTCAAGGGCTGGCGGGAAATTTGCCTAGTCAAGCGGATTGGGATGATCGAGTTGCCCTTGGTATCGTAGTTGCTTCAAAAGGCTATCCTGAGAGCTCATCAAAAGGTGATGTAATATCAGGATTGCCAGCACTGACAACAGATATAAATACAGCAGTAAAAGTATTTCATGCCGGTACAACTTTTGCTAAGTCTAACGATAGTGATAGCGCTGATGACTATACCAATAATACAAATAGTGAAAAAGAAGTGGTTACCGATGGCGGGCGCGTGTTATGTGTCACTGCCCTTGCTAACACGATATCAAATGCGCAGCAAGCGGCGCTGATGGTCACAGGTGCTATTAGCTTTGAAGGTGCTCATTATCGTCGTGATATTGGCCATCATGCTATCAGTCGCGAAATGCTCTGA
- a CDS encoding aspartate aminotransferase family protein produces MSATYLMPTYNRQPISFTRGAGSWLYTQNDTPYLDALTGIAVCGLGHCHPQVTEAIQEQAATLIHTSNLFGIDWQERAGESLCKAAQMDSVFFANSGAEANEAALKMARLYAYNRGFKRPKVIVMEQSFHGRTLLSLSATANPKAREGFFTLDDDFIRVPFGDMVAIEQAAIDHSDICAIFVEPIQGEGGLNTAVNGFAYLEDLQAACDKHNWLFMIDEVQTGNGRTGKYFAYQHSNARPDVLTTAKGLGNGFPVGACMVRGRANGLFGAGSHGSTYGGTPLASRVVHSVYDVLKNTDIMDNSVVEGQFIRDSLTDELKQQGVSSRGAGTMIGIVLPETMDCSQLVDLARDEQQLIMNVTGGHVIRLLPPLNINRNESEQVVDRLLRLLRPLL; encoded by the coding sequence ATGTCAGCGACTTATCTGATGCCCACTTATAACCGTCAGCCGATCAGCTTTACCCGAGGCGCTGGCAGCTGGCTCTATACTCAGAACGACACTCCTTATTTAGATGCGCTTACAGGTATTGCGGTTTGTGGTTTAGGACATTGTCATCCTCAAGTCACTGAGGCTATTCAGGAGCAGGCGGCAACCCTTATTCACACTAGCAATCTATTCGGTATCGATTGGCAAGAGCGCGCGGGTGAGTCCCTATGCAAGGCGGCACAGATGGACAGTGTATTCTTTGCTAATAGTGGCGCTGAGGCTAATGAAGCGGCGCTCAAAATGGCACGGTTATATGCGTACAACCGAGGCTTTAAGCGCCCAAAAGTCATCGTCATGGAGCAATCATTTCATGGTCGCACCTTACTATCACTGTCAGCTACGGCCAATCCAAAAGCTCGTGAAGGATTTTTTACTTTAGATGACGATTTTATTCGCGTACCCTTTGGTGATATGGTGGCGATTGAGCAAGCCGCTATAGATCATAGTGATATTTGCGCTATCTTTGTAGAGCCTATCCAAGGTGAAGGTGGTCTTAATACCGCAGTCAATGGTTTCGCCTATTTAGAAGATCTACAAGCCGCTTGTGATAAACACAACTGGCTATTTATGATAGACGAGGTGCAGACAGGTAATGGTCGTACTGGTAAATACTTTGCTTATCAGCATAGTAATGCGCGTCCTGATGTATTAACGACTGCAAAAGGCTTGGGCAATGGCTTTCCTGTTGGCGCATGTATGGTGCGAGGCCGAGCCAATGGTCTGTTCGGTGCAGGCAGTCATGGCTCTACTTATGGTGGTACTCCTCTTGCCAGCCGTGTGGTTCATAGCGTCTACGATGTGCTAAAAAATACCGATATTATGGACAATTCAGTAGTTGAAGGTCAGTTTATCCGTGATAGCCTTACCGATGAATTAAAACAACAGGGTGTGAGTAGTCGCGGTGCTGGCACTATGATCGGTATCGTGCTGCCTGAAACCATGGACTGTAGTCAACTGGTAGATCTAGCTCGTGATGAGCAGCAATTGATTATGAACGTCACTGGTGGCCATGTCATACGCCTATTGCCACCACTAAATATTAATCGTAACGAAAGCGAACAAGTGGTTGATCGTCTGCTTAGGCTATTACGCCCCTTACTATAA
- a CDS encoding AarF/ABC1/UbiB kinase family protein — protein sequence MANDTTRPNNKQSIDNLKTSGFERRMSIAKTSLNIGRRWAGNSVSGMFLDKKARSARNQVFMEAQANYVAEELGKLKGSVVKIGQMLAMYGEHVLPPEITRALQTLNDDTATLAWPKIEQTLRRTLGDKLDELEVNPVPIGTASLAQVHRATIIATGEDVVLKIQYPGVADAIDSDLALFKRLLKVSNAVPQTRALDTWFEEIRDLLHVEVDYTIEAATTERFYQRLQDDARYVVPKINRNYSSKYLLCMSYESGVSITSESLQVLSHERRNAIGQAAIEIMMQEIFVWGEMQTDPNFGNYLIRIADTEDQQDKLVLLDFGAIRQFDNHLLTIAHGLLRAGYHHDHEAMKQAMTGYDFFYSMSEKVNSDIAALFLLATEPFSDPATNPDIPTNCLDENQRYVWANSKLHSRISATAQRAMQSLEFNLPPKEFMFISRKFIGAYTFLTVLDAHTNSDKLVKPFL from the coding sequence ATGGCAAATGATACGACTAGACCTAATAACAAGCAATCCATCGATAATCTGAAAACCTCAGGCTTTGAGCGTCGTATGTCGATTGCAAAAACTTCTTTAAACATCGGTCGACGCTGGGCAGGTAACAGCGTGTCTGGTATGTTCTTGGATAAAAAAGCTCGCTCTGCGCGCAACCAAGTCTTTATGGAGGCTCAAGCAAATTATGTCGCCGAAGAGCTCGGTAAACTTAAGGGCTCAGTAGTCAAGATCGGTCAGATGCTAGCGATGTATGGCGAGCATGTACTGCCTCCTGAGATTACTCGTGCTCTGCAAACGCTCAACGATGATACCGCTACCCTTGCTTGGCCAAAAATCGAGCAAACACTACGTCGTACTTTGGGTGACAAGTTAGATGAGCTTGAGGTTAACCCTGTCCCTATCGGTACGGCCTCCCTAGCCCAAGTTCATCGCGCTACTATTATAGCTACTGGTGAAGATGTGGTATTAAAGATCCAATACCCAGGTGTGGCTGATGCTATTGATTCAGATCTAGCTCTTTTCAAGCGTCTCTTAAAGGTGAGCAATGCGGTACCGCAAACGCGCGCGCTAGATACTTGGTTTGAAGAGATTCGCGACTTGTTGCATGTCGAGGTTGACTATACTATTGAGGCGGCGACCACTGAGCGTTTTTATCAGCGTCTGCAAGATGATGCCCGTTATGTCGTGCCAAAGATTAACCGCAACTACTCTAGCAAATATCTGTTATGTATGAGCTATGAGTCAGGTGTATCGATCACCTCGGAATCATTGCAGGTATTGTCTCATGAGCGCCGTAATGCGATTGGTCAAGCGGCCATTGAGATCATGATGCAAGAGATTTTTGTATGGGGCGAGATGCAAACCGATCCAAACTTTGGTAACTATCTCATTCGTATTGCTGATACTGAGGATCAACAAGATAAGCTAGTATTGCTAGACTTTGGGGCAATTCGTCAGTTTGATAATCATCTGTTAACGATAGCACATGGCCTACTTCGTGCAGGCTATCACCATGATCATGAAGCTATGAAACAGGCTATGACGGGCTATGACTTCTTCTATAGCATGAGCGAAAAGGTTAACTCAGATATCGCGGCTTTATTTTTATTAGCCACTGAGCCTTTTAGTGATCCTGCTACTAACCCTGATATCCCTACTAATTGCTTGGATGAGAATCAGCGTTACGTTTGGGCTAATAGTAAACTGCATTCACGTATTTCAGCGACGGCTCAACGCGCCATGCAATCACTTGAGTTTAATTTACCACCAAAAGAGTTTATGTTCATCAGTCGTAAGTTCATAGGAGCTTATACCTTTTTAACAGTGCTAGATGCTCATACCAATTCAGATAAATTAGTAAAACCTTTTTTGTAA